In one Macaca fascicularis isolate 582-1 chromosome 6, T2T-MFA8v1.1 genomic region, the following are encoded:
- the LOC102119761 gene encoding histone H2B type 1-K-like, with the protein MPEPAKSAPAPKKGSKKAVTKAQKKDGKKRKRSRKESYSVYVYKVLKQVHPDTGITSKAMGIMNSFVNDIFERIAGEASRLAHYNKRSTITSREIQTAVRLLLLGELAKHAVSEGTKAVTKYTSAK; encoded by the coding sequence ATGCCGGAGCCAGCGAAGTCCGCTCCTGCGCCCAAGAAGGGCTCGAAGAAGGCAGTGACTAAGGCCCAGAAGAAAGACGGCAAGAAGCGCAAGCGCAGCCGCAAGGAGAGCTACTCCGTGTACGTGTACAAGGTGCTGAAGCAGGTCCACCCCGACACCGGCATCACCTCTAAGGCCATGGGAATCATGAACTCCTTCGTCAACGACATCTTTGAGCGCATTGCGGGTGAGGCTTCCCGTCTGGCGCATTACAACAAGCGCTCGACCATCACCTCCAGGGAGATCCAGACGGCCGTGCGCCTGCTGCTGCTCGGGGAGTTGGCCAAGCACGCGGTGTCGGAGGGCACCAAGGCCGTCACCAAGTACACCAGCGCTAAGTAA